The following DNA comes from Halobacillus litoralis.
AAATCTATTGAAAAAGCGGACTATATATTATTATTTATAGGGACCAATGATGTAATAAAGAGCAATGGTGGAGATTTGACGGAAATTCGTAAAGACCAGATCGCCAAAGGAGAGAAGGATTATGAGAAGAATCTGAAAAAAATCATGGATACCGTACGGGAAGAGAATCCTGATGCCCCGATATTGTTCCTGGGACTATACAGCCCTTATCCAGATCATGAAAAAATCAATACGATCATCAACAATTGGAACGAGAACAGTCGTAAATTGATCGATGGGTACGACAATGTCCACTATATAAAAACAAAGGACCTTTTCGAAGAAAAATCAAGGAAGCACTTCAGTGATGCGCTTCACTTGAATGAGCAAGGTTATGAGCGATTGACGAAAAGGATTCTTGATGAATATGACTTTTAGTGACTCATGGTTCGATATTCCGGAAGCCCACGAAGCAGTTCAGCAGGTGTGTGGGATGAAGTAATAAAACTTTCATGTGGAGAGGCGGGTGGAAAGCGGAATAACTTCCTCCCCCCTCTCCTTTATTGATGGATCAGGAAAATGGTGGAGGCTTCAAATATTATTCATTGAAGATATAAAAAACCGGGCTGTTCATAGCATGAACCAGCGCCCGAGTTTAAATCCTGTATAAGCAAGACAGATCCCAAAGAAATAGCTTGCCAGAACATAATAGATAAAGCCTTTCCAACGTTTGTTAATATGTAGTTGAATAGCTTCAAGTTTGAATGTGGAAAATGTCGTGAAAGCACCGAGAATTCCGGTCCCACATAGGAGAAACCACGTTTTGGTGAGGTCCAACCCGATAAGTATACCTAATAAAAACGAACCTGCTATATTGACGATTAAAGTGGCGGTCGGGAGTGTGGAGGATTTGCGATTTTCTATCCACCGACTGACGGCATACCGAAGAATGGCCCCACAGAAACCGCCCAGGCCGACGAGCAGCAGTTTGAAGATCAGCATGCAGCATTCCTCCTTTTACCGAAATGGAAGCCGAGCAAAGATAGTACTAAGCCGCCGCCAATACTTATGAATACATATAGCGAGCTGAGGAAGAGGTCACCTCTTTCATAAAGTAAAACAGCATCCATGCTGAGGGTAGAAAAAGTGGTATAAGATCCCACAAGTCCTGTTCCAAGAGCTGCTTTCCATTCAGCTGAAAGTGCATATCTCTCTACCAGACCAATGGTGAACCAGGCAAGAATGAAGCTGCCGCTCAAGTTTACGGCAAGAGTGGAATAGGGAAACCATTGATCTGGACCAGTCAATAAGACACCCACCAAATACCTAAGTGATGCCCCGATGAATCCACCGATTCCGACATACAGATAAATCATTCCAAAAACCTCCTACGTATCTAATCGATATTATAATGACTTTTGAAGTAATTTGAAAGGAATGCTTTTTTTACGTGGCAAGAAGCCTTATAATTTACATAACAAGCAACATAATGAAAGAGGGTTACGAATGGTTGTCAAGATTTTAAAAAACATGGATTTCTCAATTTTATTCGCGGTTTTGGCCCTGTCCGCTTTCGGTACTGTCATGGTGTACAGTGCAAGTATGGTCAGTGGCGTCATGGTCTATGACGTAACCCCTGAATACTTTTTCAAAAAGCAACTCTTTTCTTGGGCACTCGGACTAGTGGCGTTGTTTGCCGGGATTATCATACCTTACAAAAATTATCGGAAATTATTCAAACTGATTTTGCTCGTAACCGTCATTTTATTGATTCTTGTATTTGTCATTGGACAAACATCAAACAATGCCCAATCATGGATCACCCTCCCATTGATCGGTCAATTTCAGCCGGCTGAAGTGGCGAAGATGGCGTTGATCATTTATTTGGCTGCCATCTATACAAAAAAGAAATCCTATATCGAGGATTTCACGCGTGGGCTGTTACCTCCGATCATCATTACAATGGCGATAGTAGCCATGATTTTCAAACAACCGGATTTAGGGACGGCTGTCATCGCTCTTGCGGTATCCGGACTGATTATTATGTCCAGCGGCTTGAAGCGCACCCATTTGTTTTTCATGATCAGCTTAGCTGTGATCACTTCCTTTGTTTTGTATAACTTCGGGTTGAGTGAAGAACAATTGTCACGATTCGATGGAGCTTATCAGCCGTTTCAATATGCCGATGACTCCGGATATCAGCTGATCAATTCTTACCTTGCTATACATAATGGAGGATTGATCGGGACAGGCCTCGGAGCAGGTGTGCAGAAACTTGGTTATCTGCCTGAAGCGCACACCGACTTCATCATG
Coding sequences within:
- the crcB gene encoding fluoride efflux transporter CrcB: MIYLYVGIGGFIGASLRYLVGVLLTGPDQWFPYSTLAVNLSGSFILAWFTIGLVERYALSAEWKAALGTGLVGSYTTFSTLSMDAVLLYERGDLFLSSLYVFISIGGGLVLSLLGFHFGKRRNAAC
- a CDS encoding GDSL-type esterase/lipase family protein, coding for MRKQKKWSIAAIIIITIAIGLFSFQSTMFSQKEERIVALGDSLTFGVGDQSGNGYVENLDQWLDEHHERKVTVDNYAIPDQQTDGMLGQMNEAAVLKSIEKADYILLFIGTNDVIKSNGGDLTEIRKDQIAKGEKDYEKNLKKIMDTVREENPDAPILFLGLYSPYPDHEKINTIINNWNENSRKLIDGYDNVHYIKTKDLFEEKSRKHFSDALHLNEQGYERLTKRILDEYDF
- a CDS encoding FtsW/RodA/SpoVE family cell cycle protein, which gives rise to MVVKILKNMDFSILFAVLALSAFGTVMVYSASMVSGVMVYDVTPEYFFKKQLFSWALGLVALFAGIIIPYKNYRKLFKLILLVTVILLILVFVIGQTSNNAQSWITLPLIGQFQPAEVAKMALIIYLAAIYTKKKSYIEDFTRGLLPPIIITMAIVAMIFKQPDLGTAVIALAVSGLIIMSSGLKRTHLFFMISLAVITSFVLYNFGLSEEQLSRFDGAYQPFQYADDSGYQLINSYLAIHNGGLIGTGLGAGVQKLGYLPEAHTDFIMAVIAEELGFIGVAVVLGLLALIVLRGFVVSMHSHDNFGRLLCIGVAGLIGIQAIINLGGLTGLIPLTGVPLPFVSFGGTSLLMMMFSAGILINVHAVSRIRKVQQEQQAA
- the crcB gene encoding fluoride efflux transporter CrcB, translated to MLIFKLLLVGLGGFCGAILRYAVSRWIENRKSSTLPTATLIVNIAGSFLLGILIGLDLTKTWFLLCGTGILGAFTTFSTFKLEAIQLHINKRWKGFIYYVLASYFFGICLAYTGFKLGRWFML